The following are encoded together in the Leucoraja erinacea ecotype New England chromosome 13, Leri_hhj_1, whole genome shotgun sequence genome:
- the LOC129702667 gene encoding T-cell immunoreceptor with Ig and ITIM domains-like isoform X1 — protein MIRAAFVCLLIVSGIQTKEIESSGSVTAVKGSSAALHCASSNKDLKLVLVEWEKSENRTKLVVFNVATNATTPHSERIKLEVNGHRSTITITGVQPADSGWYTCTFHTYPNGKIQGKVHLDVNGKDNKPTSNLATIIIASVVPVVIVIGILFLLLYFGHRKRRIHTPNQINVLLQNTPDANNQDTARPLSRPIPPNSDGEVPDIDYFSVPLRTSL, from the exons GTATTCAAACAAAAGAGATTGAAAGTAGTGGGTCTGTAACTGCTGTGAAAGGCAGTTCTGCAGCATTACATTGTGCCTCTTCAAACAAGGATCTCAAACTGGTATTAGTTGAATGGGAGAAGTCCGAAAACAGAACAAAACTCGTTGTGTTCAATGTGGCCACAAACGCAACAACTCCCCACAGCGAACGAATAAAATTGGAAGTTAATGGACATCGATCCACGATCACAATCACAGGAGTTCAACCAGCAGACAGTGGCTGGTACACCTGCACATTTCATACCTATCCAAACGGCAAAATACAGGGCAAAGTACACTTGGATGTAAACGGTAAAG ATAATAAACCAACTTCTAATCTGGCTACAATTATTATTGCAAGTGTGGTTCCTGTAGTAATTGTCATTGGAATCCTGTTTTTACTGCTATACTTTGGACAT AGGAAAAGAAGAATCCACACACCAAACCAGATCAATGTTCTACTGCAAAATACACCAGACGCCAATAACCAAGACACTGCTAGACCACTAAGCAGACCAATTCCACCTAACTCTGATGGTGAAGTCCCAGACATCGACTACTTTAGTGTTCCATTAAGAACTTCACTTTAA
- the LOC129702667 gene encoding T-cell immunoreceptor with Ig and ITIM domains-like isoform X2 gives MIRAAFVCLLIVSGIQTKEIESSGSVTAVKGSSAALHCASSNKDLKLVLVEWEKSENRTKLVVFNVATNATTPHSERIKLEVNGHRSTITITGVQPADSGWYTCTFHTYPNGKIQGKVHLDVNDNKPTSNLATIIIASVVPVVIVIGILFLLLYFGHRKRRIHTPNQINVLLQNTPDANNQDTARPLSRPIPPNSDGEVPDIDYFSVPLRTSL, from the exons GTATTCAAACAAAAGAGATTGAAAGTAGTGGGTCTGTAACTGCTGTGAAAGGCAGTTCTGCAGCATTACATTGTGCCTCTTCAAACAAGGATCTCAAACTGGTATTAGTTGAATGGGAGAAGTCCGAAAACAGAACAAAACTCGTTGTGTTCAATGTGGCCACAAACGCAACAACTCCCCACAGCGAACGAATAAAATTGGAAGTTAATGGACATCGATCCACGATCACAATCACAGGAGTTCAACCAGCAGACAGTGGCTGGTACACCTGCACATTTCATACCTATCCAAACGGCAAAATACAGGGCAAAGTACACTTGGATGTAAACG ATAATAAACCAACTTCTAATCTGGCTACAATTATTATTGCAAGTGTGGTTCCTGTAGTAATTGTCATTGGAATCCTGTTTTTACTGCTATACTTTGGACAT AGGAAAAGAAGAATCCACACACCAAACCAGATCAATGTTCTACTGCAAAATACACCAGACGCCAATAACCAAGACACTGCTAGACCACTAAGCAGACCAATTCCACCTAACTCTGATGGTGAAGTCCCAGACATCGACTACTTTAGTGTTCCATTAAGAACTTCACTTTAA